The genomic interval ATGAAACAGATGTTCAGTTCCATCTAGATGCTACCGCCGGAGCATACGTGGCAATTTCGATCAGTGATACGGGAGTTGGCATTGCGACAGAGCTGTTAGATCGAATTTTTGAACCGTTCTTTACTACAAAAGAAATGAATAAAGGGACGGGGTTAGGGTTGTCAACAGTAATGGGAATTGTTAAAAGCCACAAAGGGTTTATCAATGTGTCCAGTAAACTTGGTGAGGGCACTGAGTTCACCGTTTTTCTGCCAGCAGTTGATGTGGAGGAAACCGAAATTGTGGATGAAATGGAGGTATTTGCTGGACAGGGAGAGTGGATTTTGGTGGTAGACGATGAAGCACCCATTCGAGAAATTGCCAGGAACCTGCTTAAAACCTATGGCTACAAAGTCCTAACTGCGAGCAATGGGATCGAAGCGATCGCCCTCTACGCCCAACATCAAGCAGAAATTTGCCTGACCTTAATCGATTTAATGATGCCTGAAATGGACGGCATAACCACCATTCACACCCTTAAAAAAATGAATCCCGACATTAAACTTATTACTTCAAGTGGATTGCTAACAGACACCGAAGCTTCCAGAACGGAAAAAACCTGTGTTCATTCGTTTCTGCCAAAACCCTATACCTCCAATGATTTACTCCAGATCATTCATGACGCCCTGAGGGGGTAGCGGAGATAAGGGGAGAAAGGAGAAAGGAGAGGAGAATAGGAAATCGTTCTGCAACTGATTCCTGGGCTGGGCGCTGGTCTTGAACTTTTGGCTGATCGCGGCTTTGACGCAGCAGGCGATTAAATGCGACGGCGGAATAGGAGCAGCGTCCCAACCGTTACCCCAATTGCCAGCAATAGGGCGATCGGGTGGTGCAGCAACATGGCTAACAAAATCGTTGCCGCTGACAGGACAAAGGCGGTAATTAAGCTACTCGCCATGAGGAAACTCTCGATGAACGCTCCCACCCCAGGAATTGCAGCGGTAAAGACACTGAACGGGGAACCTGTTAGCATCAATCCAAACCACATCATTAGAAATCCCGCACCCCGGAATATCCACGTCCACATCGTATGTTCCTTCTGGAGGGTTGCGATCGCGGCTTCCCGTGTTCCTGGCAGCAATCGATATAAAGGGGTGTTTTGGTGCAGGTAGGGGGTGATTTGGTTCTGATTCAGCTTGCCAAACACCGTCACCTGAGTATTTACAGGCAACACGGTATAACAGACGCGGATATCGCCAATTTGGGGAGTTTGGGGTGAGCCAACCCCCTGAAAGATGTAGTGATCGGTGCGTATCGCAGTGCCACTGATTCGACTATTTTGGGTGGTGAGTCGGAGATGTCCGGTTTGCGGTAAATGAATTGCGCCGCCCTCCCCCCATTCAGCAATAAAGCCTGTGCTATCGCAG from Kovacikia minuta CCNUW1 carries:
- a CDS encoding TMEM43 family protein, whose protein sequence is MREQYEVKSVSWLDEFGTALLAAILGILLFLGSFVVLVWNEGRLNLATVAQTAVDLSAIVNPAKAQAKLVSVTDRITATTPLGDDRFLLPGKYVVVDRTVQMYAWDEERKTERRKQLDGTETQVTIYTYETRWSSNPEKSENFKYSQNHRNPPKAIPDQLLKVSAAKVGRYTLDMNSFSRLSERRASCDSTGFIAEWGEGGAIHLPQTGHLRLTTQNSRISGTAIRTDHYIFQGVGSPQTPQIGDIRVCYTVLPVNTQVTVFGKLNQNQITPYLHQNTPLYRLLPGTREAAIATLQKEHTMWTWIFRGAGFLMMWFGLMLTGSPFSVFTAAIPGVGAFIESFLMASSLITAFVLSAATILLAMLLHHPIALLLAIGVTVGTLLLFRRRI